Below is a window of Planococcus rifietoensis DNA.
TCCTTTAAAATCCTCCGTCAAAACAATAAAAAAGCTCGAGGCAACGAAAGCCTCGAGCTTGAATGATTTTTTCCGCAACAACGATAGCGGGCTTTATAAAATTGGCGACACCAATTTGGCAATGTCCTGTTTGGCTTTTTCAATCCAATGCTGTTTCTTGAAGTCCGCTTCGGTTAATTCGACACAGAGCTTGCGGTCCTGCAGAAACAGATCCGCCATTTCCTGTGCCGAGCCAGCATCGTAAACGAAGGCGTTCAATTCAAAATTCAAGGCAAAGCTGCGGACATCCATATTGGCAGAGCCGACCGAGAATGCCTGTCTGTCAACAACGAGTGTTTTGGCATGCAGAAACCCGTTCTGGTAGCTATAGACTTTGACGCCGTCTTCGAGCAATTCGCGGGCAAAGGACAGCGTCGCCGAATGGACGAAGAGGTGATCCGCCAAATGCGGAATCATCAACTGCACGTCCACCCCGCCGAGCGCCGCCGTCCTAAGTGCATCCATGATGGATTTATCCGGGATGAAATAAGGCGTCTGCAAATAAATCGATTCCCGGGCATGATGAATCATCTTCAAATAGCCATTCTTGATGTCTTCATGCGTTTCCAGTGGACCGCTTGCCACCAGTTGCATCGGGACACCGGACGGATGATCCATTTTCGGAAAATAGGTTTCCGCATACTTCATCGGATATTTTTCAGCGGCCTGGTTCCAGTCGATGAAAAAGCGGTTTTGCAGGGAATGCACCGCTTGCCCTTCAATGCGCAGATGTGTATCGCGCCAATAGCCGAACTCTTTTTTCTTGCCGATGTATTCGTCACCGACATTAAAGCCACCGGTGTAGCCGACACGTCCGTCAATGACAACGAGTTTCCGGTGGTTTCGGTGATTGAGCCGCGGATTGATGCTCGTCAGCATGGCCGGCAAAAATGCAGCCGACTTGCCCCCTGCTCCGTGGAACGCATCAAAGAAATGCTTCGGCAGGCTGCTCGATCCCAAATCGTCGTATAAGACCAGGACTTTGACACCTTGCTGCGCTTTTTCAGTCAGCAGTGCCAAAAGTGCTTGGCCAAGATCGTCGTCATTAAGGATGAAATACTGGAGGTGGATATGTTTTGAGGCAGCGCGGATATCGTCGAACAAAGCATCAAACTTCCGTTTGCCATCATTGAAGATTTGAATATCAGCGGCTGTCGACAAAGGCGCATCAGTCCGCGCAGCATTCATTTGAACAATATCCATCCATTTCTCTTCGAGTGCAGCAGGCGGCTGGAAGCTTCTTGATTTCATTTCCGCAAGCTGGCGATCCTTCAGATCGGTAAAGTCACGGTTCTCATAGGCAACTGGCCGATTCAGACGGCTGCGCCTCAGGGGTTTTCCGAACAATAAATACAGCACAAAGCCGAGGATCGGGATAAAGAACAGGATCAAAATCCAGGCCCATGCCGAAGAAGCCGTTTTCCGCTCAAAAAATAAAATGAAAAACGCCAGAACCACATTGACGATGATGAAAATATTACTGATCGTGCTGAGCCATTCGAATGAAATTGCAATCCCTCCTCCCACTATTCTTTCTATATGAACGTTCAATAAAGCTTGTATCTGTTGTATTACCCTTTGATTGGGGTTTTTAACGTCTTCTTCCATGGAAACAAACGAACCCCGGGGAATCCATTAAACGTGGATTCATCCGGGGTCTCGCCTTTTTGTGTGCGTTCGTTTATTTCGAAAGGCCGTTTTCGTAGGAATTTTTCTGAATCAAGGCGAATCCGAGCTGATCGATGGCGATCTTCAGCGTCGCTTCCATTCGTTCGCCTTTCAAGGAATGGGCGAAATGCGGGACTTTCATAGCCATCGTCGGCAAAATGCCGGTAATGATCGGGGTGATTCCCATGATCTTCAAAGCTTTAATCAAATCCAGGAGAGGATCTTCGATGCGCGGATCGATTTGTGTAATGCCCGAGAAATCCAAGATCAGGTAATCGATGCCTTCACTTGCTTTCATCACGACATCCTCGATCAATTGATAAGCGCGTTCAAGCGTAATATGGCCTATAATCGGCAAGATCGAAATCTCATCCGACAAGGGCACGAGCGGAGACGACAAGGTCTGGATTTCCTTTTGGGCTTTGTCGAGTTCCAAGATATAGCTCAGCAAGGACGACATCATCTCGAACATCTCCTGCTGCTCTTCGGTGAACGAAACCGGTTGCTTGTCCAAGCCGCAAATCGTGCCGTACACTTCCCCGCTTTCGTAATAGATCGGGATCCCGATGAACGCACCGTTGCCGAATTGCGCCGAAATCTCAAGCTTGCCGGCATTGTCGTCTTTTGAGATATCTTCGATCAATAGCGGCTCCTGCCCATAATTAATCGCTAAACTGCAGAAGGTCTGGTCAAGCGGCGATTGGCTGTCTTCCACTACCAGTTCTTCGTGTCTATTGAACGCTTTCTTGATGGTATTGGTTTTTCCGTCATTTTCAGCAATGAATAGCGTGTTGATGTCCATTTGCTTGCTCAACATGTTCAAGATCTGATTAGCTGCATCATTGAAGTTCTGAAATTTTCTGGAAGGGCTGATTGTCTGATGGTGCATGTGATCCCTCCTCTATAGGGAGTGTCCAATGAGAAAATTGGCGCACTTTTCCTAACGATACTATAAGCCGCTCTTTGAATGCAATGTGCAGGATTTCTGGTATCGCCGTAATCGGCGGAACCCATGCTTCACAAAATTTAAGGCTAAATGAAAAACCAGGCTTAAGCCTGGTTCGATACTGATTGGTACTGAGGCGAAGCAATCAATTCGTCTTCCAATAAGACATATGGATGGGTTTTCATCAAACTTTCCGTTAAATGAAGAGGCATCTTCTTTTTTTCATACGCACAAACCAGTGGGAATTGATATTCATCCACCGCGCGATCTGCAATTTTTTCGAAATCTTCTATAAGGAATAGCGGTTCTTTCACACTTTCCCATTCCACATGCGCCCATGAGCGGAAGCTTAATTCGTTTTCAATATAAGGCGCCACCGTTTTGGTGAAATACTCATGGATGGCGGGTGGATGGTAACTTCCACTCGACCAATAGAAATGAAGGCTATTAACGAATTGTACCAGCTTTAGTTGTTTTTCAGTATACCGTTCCTCTAGGTGCGGCTTAAGTTCACGGGTCATCCGTTCGTTTTCCACGACTAAAATGTATTCGCCAGCATGAATTCCTTCATCTATGTAATTCAATAGCTGCTGCGCATAAGTTTCGGCTCCATCGAAAGCATACAATACGTGAACATTGCGCTGGGTTTCAAGCAATTGATTCATCTTGCTTCTCAAGCGACCTACCTTCTTTCTTTATTCAATTTCAACCAAAAAAGAAGTTCAATCCTCGACAAACTAATGAATCGAGAAAAACAGCTTGCTTTCTATTAAATTATACCATTACCCTGTACTTTTCTGCTGTTATTCTTTTGTATGCCTTCCAGCCTGGACGTTAAGCACCATATACACCGTTTTAGAACCTATACCACAAGAGAGAACACAGCCCTAATCAAAAAAAAGAAAGGGCTTGAGCCCTCTCTTTTTCAATCGTAAGTTACTGTTTTTTAGTTTGACGATACGTCAGTGTTCCAGCAGCCATGAAGATCAATGTGCTGAGTGCGACCCACAAGATCATCGTATTGGATTGGCCGGACATGCCGCCGAATCCAGTTGAAGGCATCTTGTCAGGTGCTGTGTTCTCGAAGTTCTCTGGGAATTGGTCGACGATGGCGCCGCTCAATCCTTTACCGATATCGAACATGATCGCATAACCTGCGCGGTATGTGTCATATGAAGCAGCATAGTCGCCGTTCACGTATTGCTGGAATGTGTCTACAACGGATTGTTCATGTGCTTCCACGCCTGCAATTGTTTCATCCAACGGCATGCGGTCTTCCGTTGCTGTGTTCAAGAATGTGCCAAGGTCTGTCGCGAATGTGCTTGTCAAAGTGGAAACGGCTTGCTCTTTCGCTTGCTCATCTTCTGAAGCTGTCGCATTTGCCAAGTCGCCTTGGACAGCGATGTGTTCGTTATTCCATAGTTCCACAAACTGGTTGCTCGCTTCTTCACCATAAACAGAAGCTAGAGCCGAACGGAACTCTTCAGTGTTTTGGTCTTGTGCCCAGTTGACGAAATCGAAGTCAGCCGAACCGTTATAGCCTTTTGCCATGCTCAATTGCGCAAGGGCAAAGTGTTCTGCTGCAATGCGGTTCACTGTCGAGCGGAAGTCGCCGGCTGGTGTGTTCGGGTCAGAAAACTGATCCGGGAACTGTGCCGAAATCGCTCCGCTGATGGCGCTGCCTGCACCGAAGATTTGCGTGAAGCCTTCCAAGTACATTGTGTAAGCAGCTTCGTAATCGCCTTCTACATAAAGATCAAACGTGTCTTGAACGAAATCTTCATGCTCACGAAGTGCTGCTGTCGCACCATCTTCAGGAAGATTGCCTTCTGTTGCCGTGCCGAGGAATGCACCCATTTCATCAACGAACGATTGGATTTGATCCAATGCTTCTTGTTGCATCGCGGCGTCATCCGCTTTCACGGCCGCTGCGTAATCATCTGTTCCCATATTGTGCTTATCGAAGATTTCAACGAAAGCCGCTCCGCCATCTTCCCCGTAAACGGAAGCGATGACCGGTTCCATATCAGCTGCGTTCTCATCGAGTGCTGCCATGGCTTCATCTGCAGCTTCGTCGCCATCATAAATTTTCATCATGGAATCCACTGCAAGCGCATAATGCTCGGACAATAGTGAATCCAAAGTTGCGCGAAGTTCCACGCCTGTCGTTTCCGTCGGCGGTGTTTCCTCAGCCGCCAATACGGTAGATCCGATTCCTGGCACCAAAAGCGATGCACCTACTACTGGTAGTAAAAGCTTTTTCATTTTCATCTAACCACTCCTCTGTTTTGTTTTCTTATAAGCTCAACGGAGCGGGTTTGAATTTAGATCACAATTTCTCAAAAAAAGTTCGCACCGGTTAAGCGGTTACATTGGAAAAGCCGGTTTAGCGCCCATTTCAGGTGGTAGTTAAGATAAAGTATCGTCATTTAAATACGAAAGCCCCGGCACAAGATATGGCCGGTTAGACAATAGGATTTTTAAGAACAGACTATATAGAGGAGGAACAGAACATGGGTAAATTACAAGATAAAGTAACCGTCGTTACAGGCGCAGCGACAGGCATCGGGAAAGCGACGGCAGAACTGTTTGCACAAGAAGGCGCGATTGTCCTGCTTGCGGATATTAAAGAAGAAGAATTGCAGGAAACAGTCGCTAAGATCAACGAAAACGGCGGCACGGCGAAAAGCTTCCAGGTGAATATCGCCAAGGAAGAGGACGTCACATCTTTCGCCAATCAAGTAAAAGAACAATACGGAACGGTTTATGCGTTGTTTAATAACGCCGGTATCGACCAAGAAGGCGGCAAAGTGCATGAGTATCCGGTCGATTTGTTCGACGACATCACTGCTACTGACTTGCGCGGCACTTTCTTGATGAGCAAATATTTCATCCCGCTCATGATGGACAATGGCGGAGCGATCGTCAACAACGCTTCAATGTCCGGCAGCTTTGCCGATTTGGACCGCTCCGGCTATAACGCAGCAAAAGGCGGCATCATCAACTTCACGAAATCCATCGCCATCGAATACGGAAGATCCGGCATCCGCGCCAATTCCGTATCCCCTGGCACGATTGAAACACCGCTGATCGATGAATTAGCTGGCTCTAAAGAAGAAGAAGCCGGACGTGAGTTCAGAGAAAGCAATAGATGGCTCGCTCCTCTAGGACGCCTTGGCTTACCGAAGGAAATCGCTACGACGGTATTGTTCCTCGTCTCAAGCGACAGCTCTTACCTGACAGGCCAGGACATCGTCGTCGACGGTGGGCTTACCGCTTACACATGGCCGGGCAAAATGGTCATGGACGACAGCTGGAAAAAAACGACCACAAAAGAACAATAAGGTTATAAAAAGAACCCCGACCGGCAGCTACTTTCAACAGCAGCCCGTTCGGGGTTCTTTCCTATTTCTATTTAGTTTTTTGTTTCGGTGTAGACTTTGCTTGGTTTGCCTTCACGTCCAATTGCTCGGGCCGCTCAAGTTTCACTACCGCATACGCGAGCCTCATCAACACCATGACCATTACACCAACACCGACAGCCAAATAAATCATCGTAAAGCTTCGGCTCAAGTTGCCGCTAGGTACGAGACCCGTATCGACTCCGGTTGGAATCAGGCTGACGAACGCAAAGTAAAAAGCATCAAACAAGGACCAGCCTTCTATTTGATAATAGAACAAAGTTCCCGACAGCACGATGAACGCCAAAGTCAGCAGCAAAGTCCTGAATAAGGGCTCTTTGCCAATGCGGTAGATGGCGGACAGCAAGCGTTTTAAGGTCAGTATAAGTGAAATCATCGGGTCATCACGCTCTTTTCTTTACGCATACTTAGTCAATAAAGCTGTTGGGATATGGCAGTAATCATCCGGACATCTGTCCAAACGGTCCTGATGCTCTGCTGCGCTCGCTATGTAGTTTTCAAGCGGCAAGACTTCGACTGCAATGCGCGCCGAATCCGTTCTTTCATTAATGAAGGCTTTCGCCGCCGTTAAATGCTCGGGGCTTTCGCTATAGACACCGGTCCTGTATTTCTCGCCGACATCCTCGCCTTGTTTATTGACGCTATAGGGATCGATGATTTCAAAGAAATACCCCATCAGTTGTTGGACCGACACGCGCGAAGCATCGAACGTAGTTTTGACGCATTCCGCGTAGCCATCATAATCGCCTGCTAGCGATTGCGTCTTGCCGTTCGCACGCCCCGCTTCGGTCGACTC
It encodes the following:
- the cls gene encoding cardiolipin synthase, which codes for MGGGIAISFEWLSTISNIFIIVNVVLAFFILFFERKTASSAWAWILILFFIPILGFVLYLLFGKPLRRSRLNRPVAYENRDFTDLKDRQLAEMKSRSFQPPAALEEKWMDIVQMNAARTDAPLSTAADIQIFNDGKRKFDALFDDIRAASKHIHLQYFILNDDDLGQALLALLTEKAQQGVKVLVLYDDLGSSSLPKHFFDAFHGAGGKSAAFLPAMLTSINPRLNHRNHRKLVVIDGRVGYTGGFNVGDEYIGKKKEFGYWRDTHLRIEGQAVHSLQNRFFIDWNQAAEKYPMKYAETYFPKMDHPSGVPMQLVASGPLETHEDIKNGYLKMIHHARESIYLQTPYFIPDKSIMDALRTAALGGVDVQLMIPHLADHLFVHSATLSFARELLEDGVKVYSYQNGFLHAKTLVVDRQAFSVGSANMDVRSFALNFELNAFVYDAGSAQEMADLFLQDRKLCVELTEADFKKQHWIEKAKQDIAKLVSPIL
- a CDS encoding GAF domain-containing protein, translating into MHHQTISPSRKFQNFNDAANQILNMLSKQMDINTLFIAENDGKTNTIKKAFNRHEELVVEDSQSPLDQTFCSLAINYGQEPLLIEDISKDDNAGKLEISAQFGNGAFIGIPIYYESGEVYGTICGLDKQPVSFTEEQQEMFEMMSSLLSYILELDKAQKEIQTLSSPLVPLSDEISILPIIGHITLERAYQLIEDVVMKASEGIDYLILDFSGITQIDPRIEDPLLDLIKALKIMGITPIITGILPTMAMKVPHFAHSLKGERMEATLKIAIDQLGFALIQKNSYENGLSK
- a CDS encoding MEDS domain-containing protein; translation: MRSKMNQLLETQRNVHVLYAFDGAETYAQQLLNYIDEGIHAGEYILVVENERMTRELKPHLEERYTEKQLKLVQFVNSLHFYWSSGSYHPPAIHEYFTKTVAPYIENELSFRSWAHVEWESVKEPLFLIEDFEKIADRAVDEYQFPLVCAYEKKKMPLHLTESLMKTHPYVLLEDELIASPQYQSVSNQA
- a CDS encoding SDR family oxidoreductase, translated to MGKLQDKVTVVTGAATGIGKATAELFAQEGAIVLLADIKEEELQETVAKINENGGTAKSFQVNIAKEEDVTSFANQVKEQYGTVYALFNNAGIDQEGGKVHEYPVDLFDDITATDLRGTFLMSKYFIPLMMDNGGAIVNNASMSGSFADLDRSGYNAAKGGIINFTKSIAIEYGRSGIRANSVSPGTIETPLIDELAGSKEEEAGREFRESNRWLAPLGRLGLPKEIATTVLFLVSSDSSYLTGQDIVVDGGLTAYTWPGKMVMDDSWKKTTTKEQ
- a CDS encoding potassium channel family protein, which produces MISLILTLKRLLSAIYRIGKEPLFRTLLLTLAFIVLSGTLFYYQIEGWSLFDAFYFAFVSLIPTGVDTGLVPSGNLSRSFTMIYLAVGVGVMVMVLMRLAYAVVKLERPEQLDVKANQAKSTPKQKTK
- a CDS encoding peptide-methionine (S)-S-oxide reductase; its protein translation is METIYFAGGCLWGVQAFIKTLPGVESTEAGRANGKTQSLAGDYDGYAECVKTTFDASRVSVQQLMGYFFEIIDPYSVNKQGEDVGEKYRTGVYSESPEHLTAAKAFINERTDSARIAVEVLPLENYIASAAEHQDRLDRCPDDYCHIPTALLTKYA